One genomic segment of Pseudoalteromonas sp. GCY includes these proteins:
- the epmB gene encoding EF-P beta-lysylation protein EpmB, whose translation MIQINEVNLQTNWQKELANVVTDPQELLNILGLHDQFDARDFAAKRLFPMRVPRPFIAKMRHGDRHDPLLLQVLPVHQEYLTEAGFSKDPLEEQDAPVPGLLHKYRSRVLLMLKTGCAVNCRYCFRRHFPYQDNQVNKRTLEPVFDYLRAHHEINEVILSGGDPLMARDDMIAWVLEQLEAIPQIKRLRIHSRLPVVIPARITEDLCQRLAKSHLKVILVNHINHANEIDDTFKAAMQKLKQANVTLLNQAVLLKGINTDVATQAQLSEALFDADILPYYLHLLDKVEGASHFDVEEREAKAIMAELLEVLPGFLVPKLVREIGGQPSKTPIDLNLLP comes from the coding sequence ATGATACAAATAAATGAAGTAAATTTGCAGACTAACTGGCAAAAAGAATTAGCAAATGTTGTCACTGACCCACAAGAGCTACTCAACATCTTGGGGTTGCATGACCAATTTGATGCACGAGACTTTGCAGCTAAGCGCTTGTTTCCTATGCGAGTACCTCGCCCATTTATCGCTAAAATGCGCCACGGGGACCGTCATGATCCCTTGCTATTACAAGTGTTACCTGTACATCAGGAATATTTAACTGAAGCGGGATTTAGTAAAGATCCACTCGAAGAACAAGACGCGCCTGTACCTGGTTTGTTACATAAGTACCGTTCTAGGGTATTGCTCATGCTCAAAACCGGTTGTGCGGTCAACTGCCGCTACTGTTTTCGACGCCACTTCCCCTATCAGGATAATCAGGTCAACAAACGCACCTTAGAGCCAGTATTTGATTATTTGCGCGCCCATCATGAAATCAATGAAGTGATCTTAAGTGGCGGTGATCCGCTGATGGCCAGAGATGACATGATAGCTTGGGTGTTAGAACAATTAGAGGCTATACCACAAATCAAGCGTTTGCGTATTCACAGTCGCTTACCGGTAGTGATCCCAGCGAGAATAACCGAGGATTTGTGCCAACGTTTAGCTAAGAGTCATTTAAAGGTGATTTTGGTAAATCACATTAATCATGCAAATGAAATCGATGATACTTTTAAAGCGGCAATGCAAAAGCTTAAACAAGCCAATGTGACCTTGTTGAACCAAGCTGTGCTACTTAAAGGAATTAATACCGATGTTGCAACCCAAGCCCAATTGAGTGAAGCCCTATTCGATGCAGATATACTGCCTTATTATTTGCATTTACTTGATAAGGTAGAAGGCGCTAGTCATTTTGATGTAGAAGAACGTGAAGCCAAGGCAATAATGGCTGAGCTTTTGGAAGTGCTGCCGGGATTTTTGGTGCCTAAATTAGTGCGAGAAATAGGTGGTCAGCCAAGTAAAACGCCGATTGACTTAAATTTACTCCCTTAA
- the efp gene encoding elongation factor P, whose product MANYSTNEFKGGLKIMMDGEPCSILENEMVKPGKGQAFNRVKIRKLISGKVLEKTFKSGDSVEGADVMDTDLAYLYTDGEFWHFMNNETFEQIAADEKALGDSVKWLVENDVCTITLWNGNPIAVTPPNFVELEITETDPGLKGDTAGTGGKPATLSTGAVVRVPLFVQIGEVIKVDTRSGEYVSRVK is encoded by the coding sequence ATGGCGAATTATAGCACCAACGAGTTCAAGGGCGGCCTAAAAATTATGATGGACGGCGAGCCTTGTTCTATCTTAGAAAATGAAATGGTCAAGCCTGGTAAAGGACAAGCGTTTAACCGCGTTAAAATCCGTAAGCTTATCTCAGGTAAAGTACTAGAGAAAACATTTAAGTCTGGCGACTCAGTGGAAGGCGCAGACGTAATGGATACTGATCTAGCGTATTTATACACTGATGGTGAGTTCTGGCATTTCATGAACAACGAAACATTTGAGCAGATCGCAGCTGATGAAAAAGCACTTGGCGATAGCGTAAAATGGTTGGTTGAAAATGACGTTTGTACTATCACACTGTGGAATGGTAACCCAATCGCAGTAACACCACCTAACTTTGTTGAGCTTGAGATCACTGAAACAGATCCAGGCCTGAAAGGCGACACTGCGGGTACTGGTGGTAAGCCTGCAACCCTAAGCACAGGTGCTGTTGTTCGTGTGCCTTTGTTCGTTCAAATTGGTGAAGTGATCAAAGTTGATACGCGTAGTGGCGAATACGTAAGCCGCGTAAAATAA
- the epmA gene encoding elongation factor P--(R)-beta-lysine ligase: protein MTVNNWQPSATIETLRQRAAILAKIRHFFAARDVMEVDTPSLSQASVTDPHLDTFHTRFVGPNHSQGLPLFLQTSPEYAMKRLLAAGSGAIFQLCKAFRNEESGRHHNPEFTMLEWYRPGFDEFDLMAEIDELMQMLLDCPASDSMTYQQAFETHLGFDPLSVSLTELKAHANKYGYGDIAAIENNPDTLLQLLFCMEIEPKIGQQQPCFVYHFPASQAALAKLNPKDNRVAGRFELYYRNMELANGFNELTDAVEQRARFEQDNQLRAEMGLHPVPADERLLAALDAGIPDCAGVALGIDRLVMLALNKASISEVLTFDVSRA, encoded by the coding sequence ATGACGGTGAACAATTGGCAGCCAAGTGCAACGATAGAGACGCTTAGGCAAAGGGCTGCGATTTTAGCGAAGATACGGCACTTTTTTGCTGCTCGTGATGTGATGGAAGTCGACACGCCGAGCCTTTCTCAAGCCTCAGTGACCGATCCTCACTTAGATACTTTCCATACTCGATTTGTTGGCCCAAATCACAGCCAAGGCTTGCCGTTATTTTTACAAACGTCACCTGAGTATGCGATGAAAAGACTACTTGCCGCGGGCAGTGGTGCGATTTTTCAATTATGTAAGGCTTTTCGTAACGAAGAGTCAGGGCGTCATCACAATCCAGAATTTACGATGTTAGAGTGGTATCGTCCGGGCTTTGACGAATTTGACTTAATGGCGGAAATCGATGAGCTGATGCAGATGTTATTGGACTGTCCAGCTAGTGACTCGATGACCTACCAGCAAGCCTTTGAGACACATCTTGGATTTGACCCTTTAAGCGTGTCGCTGACGGAATTGAAAGCGCACGCCAATAAATACGGTTATGGTGATATTGCAGCTATCGAGAATAATCCAGATACTTTACTGCAATTGCTATTTTGCATGGAAATTGAGCCTAAAATTGGTCAGCAGCAACCTTGTTTTGTTTATCACTTTCCGGCATCGCAAGCGGCGCTGGCAAAACTTAACCCGAAAGACAATCGCGTTGCAGGGCGTTTTGAGCTCTATTATCGCAATATGGAGCTGGCCAACGGATTTAACGAATTGACGGATGCGGTAGAGCAAAGAGCGCGTTTTGAGCAAGACAACCAACTCAGAGCTGAGATGGGATTGCATCCAGTGCCGGCTGATGAGCGGTTATTGGCTGCACTTGACGCGGGGATCCCCGATTGTGCTGGCGTTGCACTTGGAATAGATAGGCTAGTCATGCTGGCGCTAAACAAAGCTAGTATCAGCGAAGTGCTCACATTTGATGTTTCGCGGGCTTAA
- a CDS encoding methyl-accepting chemotaxis protein — MRIYNFLEETFFFTLTRKIVGNLGFLLLFQAISLFWLYSELSQSSANMGLFWLITIVIIAAFAFTVFYMRFLIVRPVQAMKESLERVNRQNGNLDAKLPQFTYDEFRDLSEQYNTFTTHLSLLLEKTYESAAAATQSNRDITSSMQSTAKYGQQQLSQGDTIIAASDQVSHSLQSIVHNTDQVYQANTESLHFVRGSSQSLTKLVAEVKQITTLLGNFSSTVSGLKENSENIRNILKMVEEFSDQTNLLALNAAIEAARAGEAGRGFAVVADEVRALSVKVNAATRQISDFINQMNVLVGETNQESEQLISHSSSAEKAISDTSQGFISMSDDFERNQAQLEEIVSAVHQLEETQKHTHQAVQQIVELGQQSKSQIDGALAECQSAQKLTETTQKELTRFVSRR; from the coding sequence ATGCGCATTTATAATTTTTTAGAAGAGACGTTTTTCTTTACCCTAACTCGCAAAATTGTTGGCAATTTAGGTTTTTTACTTCTCTTTCAAGCAATTAGTTTATTTTGGCTGTATTCGGAGCTATCCCAATCTAGCGCGAATATGGGGCTATTTTGGCTGATCACTATTGTGATTATTGCTGCGTTTGCATTTACCGTCTTTTATATGCGCTTTTTAATCGTGCGACCTGTACAAGCGATGAAAGAGTCATTGGAGCGTGTTAATCGCCAAAACGGTAACTTAGATGCGAAACTGCCACAATTCACTTATGACGAATTTAGAGATTTAAGCGAGCAGTACAACACCTTTACCACCCACCTTAGTCTCTTATTGGAAAAAACATACGAAAGTGCCGCTGCGGCGACACAAAGCAACCGCGATATCACCAGCTCCATGCAAAGTACCGCAAAGTATGGACAGCAGCAGCTGAGCCAAGGTGACACGATTATTGCCGCTTCCGATCAGGTCAGCCACAGTTTACAAAGTATTGTGCATAATACCGATCAGGTTTATCAAGCCAACACTGAAAGCTTACACTTTGTTCGCGGCTCGTCACAGTCGTTAACTAAGCTTGTCGCTGAAGTAAAGCAAATCACCACGCTACTAGGTAACTTTTCATCGACGGTTTCAGGCCTGAAAGAAAATAGCGAGAACATTCGCAACATTCTAAAAATGGTTGAAGAGTTTTCCGACCAAACCAACTTGCTTGCGCTCAATGCGGCAATTGAAGCAGCTCGAGCAGGTGAAGCCGGGCGTGGCTTTGCAGTGGTTGCCGATGAAGTTCGTGCGCTGTCGGTCAAGGTCAATGCTGCCACCCGCCAGATCAGCGATTTTATCAATCAAATGAACGTGCTAGTAGGTGAAACCAATCAAGAATCAGAACAATTGATTTCTCACTCAAGCTCAGCAGAGAAAGCCATTAGTGACACCTCTCAAGGCTTTATTTCGATGAGTGATGACTTTGAACGCAATCAAGCGCAATTAGAAGAAATCGTTAGTGCGGTACACCAACTTGAAGAAACACAAAAACATACCCACCAAGCAGTGCAACAAATTGTCGAACTGGGCCAGCAATCTAAATCACAAATTGATGGCGCGTTAGCTGAATGCCAAAGTGCCCAAAAGCTCACAGAAACTACTCAAAAAGAACTTACTCGCTTTGTTTCGCGGCGTTAA
- a CDS encoding glycerophosphodiester phosphodiesterase — MIQVLAHRGASGSYPENTLAAIEAALHIGVDGIELDVQSCADDYAIIHDTWLDRTTNGVGKVNEQTQAYLATLDAGKGQSIPTLQQVFATIGKQTDINLELKHTFGLDKFVTYIEEHIQQGVITREQLLISSFDHHQLLWLKQKLPWVRIGALTASIPIHYAQFAEALHAYSIHMDKNFINHEYVLDAKSRGLKVFAYTVDKQQDIDMMLDFGVDGIFTNFPCQTKMYLQGIGAYATPAE; from the coding sequence ATGATTCAAGTCTTAGCGCACCGTGGAGCCAGTGGCAGCTATCCAGAGAACACACTTGCTGCAATAGAAGCCGCTCTCCATATTGGCGTTGATGGTATTGAGTTGGATGTGCAAAGTTGCGCGGATGATTACGCCATTATCCATGACACTTGGCTAGACAGAACCACTAACGGCGTGGGTAAAGTTAATGAACAAACTCAAGCCTACCTTGCCACGCTTGATGCCGGTAAAGGGCAATCAATTCCCACGTTGCAGCAAGTGTTCGCCACCATAGGCAAACAGACAGATATCAATTTAGAATTGAAGCATACCTTTGGCCTAGATAAATTCGTTACCTATATTGAAGAACATATCCAGCAAGGCGTGATCACCAGAGAGCAGCTACTCATCTCCTCTTTTGACCATCATCAACTATTGTGGCTAAAGCAAAAATTACCTTGGGTAAGAATTGGCGCATTAACCGCTTCTATTCCAATTCATTATGCGCAATTTGCCGAAGCACTCCATGCCTACAGCATTCATATGGACAAAAACTTTATTAATCATGAATATGTGTTGGACGCAAAATCTCGCGGGCTAAAGGTATTTGCTTATACGGTCGATAAACAACAAGACATAGATATGATGCTAGATTTCGGGGTGGATGGTATTTTCACCAACTTTCCATGCCAAACCAAAATGTATTTACAGGGCATTGGTGCCTACGCCACCCCAGCGGAGTAA
- a CDS encoding DMT family transporter, which translates to MRPQQSALLSLHSAVLLFGGTALFSKLISLSALDITVYRTAVAFFVLLLLLKIQQQPIKLIHKKDYLTALVLGVIVGLHWVTYFAGMQMAGIAVGIIAFFTYPVITVFLEPLFTRSRVQLKDFISASAVLFGIYLLVPEANLGNQVTLGIITGVFSGALFALRNLLQKRFFSHYSGPHTMLYQTLVACLMLLAFVEVPIQQVSTENLWLILLAGAIFTAIPHALFASSLRYLSATTAGLISCLQPLYGTLLAYILLHETLTLTTLLGGLLVVSAACFETWSITRKKA; encoded by the coding sequence ATGCGCCCACAACAGTCCGCTTTGCTCTCGCTCCATAGTGCCGTTTTATTATTTGGTGGAACAGCATTATTTTCAAAATTAATTTCACTCTCAGCACTGGATATCACCGTTTACCGTACCGCCGTTGCTTTCTTTGTGCTACTACTGTTACTCAAAATACAACAGCAGCCGATAAAATTAATACATAAAAAAGATTATCTAACGGCTTTAGTTCTTGGTGTCATCGTGGGACTCCATTGGGTGACTTACTTTGCAGGCATGCAAATGGCGGGAATTGCAGTTGGGATCATTGCCTTTTTCACCTACCCCGTGATCACCGTTTTTTTAGAGCCACTTTTCACTCGCAGCCGTGTACAGCTAAAAGATTTTATCAGTGCGAGCGCAGTATTATTTGGTATCTATCTGTTAGTACCAGAAGCGAACCTTGGCAACCAAGTTACCTTGGGGATTATTACGGGCGTATTCTCGGGCGCACTCTTTGCGCTACGCAACTTGCTCCAAAAGCGCTTCTTTTCTCACTATAGCGGCCCACACACAATGCTTTATCAAACGCTTGTTGCATGCCTCATGCTGTTAGCATTTGTGGAAGTGCCCATTCAGCAAGTATCCACAGAAAACCTCTGGTTAATCTTGCTTGCAGGAGCAATATTTACGGCAATTCCACACGCCTTGTTTGCCTCTAGCCTACGTTATTTATCTGCCACCACTGCTGGGTTAATTTCTTGTTTACAACCATTGTATGGAACGCTATTAGCTTATATTCTGTTACACGAGACGTTGACACTTACAACATTACTTGGCGGGTTGTTGGTAGTTAGTGCAGCCTGTTTTGAAACTTGGTCTATTACAAGGAAAAAAGCATGA
- a CDS encoding sensor histidine kinase produces the protein MNAVNIALQVVVYLSFVLLYWQSITKTGNALVMNLVLMAGLCVAGSWVTTGTSSLFGFIAFFCGFNFLPRYKIIAMLVIIALVLLTAKFIATQQTVYFLMPALCVACGLFIFGWMSHRERVHKELQRQSEEEIKRLGAVAERERIARDLHDLLGHSLSSIALKAELASKFAAANALEQAQSEAQQVADLAREALSEVRQAVTGYHQLALDAQLHILASRLKDKGIAVTLELQAVTLDKVSEACLCFFAKEICTNIIRHSDADKVCFTLRQSDSNVFVEIKDNGSVKSIKEGNGLMGIRTRLKECGGQLFYNTEQGGYFKAVLGEAV, from the coding sequence TTGAATGCAGTTAATATTGCGTTGCAAGTTGTTGTGTACCTTAGTTTTGTCCTGCTCTATTGGCAGAGTATTACAAAAACGGGCAATGCGTTGGTGATGAATTTAGTGCTGATGGCAGGGCTTTGTGTCGCAGGTAGTTGGGTGACGACCGGGACGAGTTCATTATTTGGCTTTATTGCTTTTTTCTGCGGTTTTAATTTTCTGCCTCGCTATAAAATCATAGCGATGCTGGTCATCATTGCGCTGGTATTGCTAACGGCTAAATTTATCGCGACCCAGCAAACGGTTTATTTCTTGATGCCTGCACTGTGTGTGGCATGTGGACTCTTTATTTTTGGTTGGATGTCACACCGAGAGCGAGTACATAAAGAGTTGCAGAGGCAAAGTGAAGAGGAGATTAAGCGATTAGGCGCCGTGGCTGAGCGGGAGCGTATTGCGCGCGACCTACATGATTTACTCGGCCATTCACTCAGCTCGATAGCATTAAAAGCGGAGCTGGCGAGCAAATTTGCTGCTGCAAATGCATTAGAGCAAGCACAATCAGAAGCGCAGCAGGTTGCAGACTTAGCGAGAGAAGCACTAAGCGAAGTGCGCCAAGCGGTCACCGGCTATCATCAGCTAGCGCTTGATGCTCAGCTGCACATTTTGGCATCGAGGCTAAAAGATAAGGGCATTGCCGTAACTCTAGAATTGCAGGCGGTCACTTTAGATAAAGTAAGCGAAGCCTGTTTGTGCTTTTTTGCTAAAGAAATATGCACCAACATTATTCGTCACAGCGACGCCGATAAGGTTTGCTTCACACTACGGCAATCTGACAGTAATGTCTTTGTGGAAATTAAAGATAACGGCTCTGTAAAGTCGATAAAAGAAGGAAATGGTCTAATGGGGATCCGTACCCGATTGAAAGAATGTGGTGGCCAATTATTTTATAACACCGAACAGGGCGGATACTTTAAGGCGGTACTAGGGGAAGCAGTATGA
- a CDS encoding response regulator transcription factor yields MIKVFIVEDQALVRGAIAALLSLDREIEVVGEAENGQIAKEKLAKLTPDIVLTDIEMPQVTGLELAQHLQQKMSDTKVVIMTTFSKAGYIRRAITLGVNGFVLKEAPSEYLLSTLKKVMNGYKVIDPELALYALEDADPLTDKERKALRLASEGLKTAEIAGQLFLSEGTVRNYLSDAIAKLHATNRVDAARIAKQKGWL; encoded by the coding sequence ATGATCAAAGTTTTTATTGTTGAGGATCAAGCATTAGTAAGAGGAGCTATCGCGGCATTATTGAGCCTAGATAGAGAGATAGAGGTGGTTGGCGAGGCGGAAAATGGCCAAATTGCAAAGGAAAAGTTAGCAAAGTTAACGCCTGATATTGTGCTAACCGATATTGAGATGCCACAAGTCACCGGACTTGAGCTTGCTCAGCACTTACAACAAAAAATGTCAGACACTAAAGTGGTGATCATGACGACCTTTTCAAAGGCGGGTTATATTCGTCGCGCGATCACTTTAGGGGTAAATGGATTTGTATTAAAAGAAGCCCCAAGTGAGTACTTGCTATCAACGCTGAAAAAGGTCATGAATGGTTATAAGGTTATTGACCCAGAGCTTGCTTTGTACGCTTTGGAAGATGCTGATCCTCTAACCGACAAGGAACGTAAAGCGTTACGTTTAGCTAGCGAAGGATTAAAAACCGCTGAAATCGCAGGACAGTTATTTTTGAGTGAGGGAACGGTAAGGAATTATTTATCCGACGCTATCGCGAAATTACATGCGACAAACCGAGTAGATGCTGCAAGAATTGCTAAGCAAAAAGGATGGCTGTAA
- a CDS encoding ATP-binding protein — MDPKLLIQVTAITTVVCTVFMAVNWFINKGLPGTRDWLIFIALTAIGCGLLAAYTLPITFSIFIPNLTIAFGLFYLARGVDAFFSVKSNYMPWYVLAALGIPSFTYFLYVDFNFIARVGINYLVWAIAMIYCLRALNKGQKLLSKEFSAAHWAFGLSCLSLLAVFTFRVVMLGGYSVTDSLISANWVNQFFAVSVSTMPLLLCFSLCLLCSSRREKELCLLKTAAEQSAQVKGQFLTLLSHELRTPLNAIVGHAESLKKVPREPNRHVQLCDVIVHAAMSMSDLANQVLLQAKGEYAAQNRVPVSLYSLSQELVRLLQPLALAKGLSLRVEVKGLYPQDVHVVEQDTLSLVLRNLLSNAIKYTDKGIITLILEGTSRAEDKQTIRFAIKDTGKGLTEGQMEKIFEPFVTLNTEQSISQSAGFGLALCKQLLQGLDSELNVDSKLGNGTVFSFELDCQCSDSPLQSTESTAEKLALNVLVVEDNAMNIEVISTYLNDMVNEFSIAKCLAEAEVALLEHNFDIVLLDMRLPDGNGLEWFKEGFNEIGFTSSVKVVALTGDGDPELKRQCLRVGMQDCLTKPIMPSRLYAALECATVKTTSRLECKTLIDQSRFMDLANRESSGVLATKLMYLADRFEYEIAQIKGLAELNVTDLAVDKLAYIENEALELGMVNFAELVQAATAQLSYSEEQVDWDGLAMVARRSVERLLELHAQIATLESVSNSVVNLSA; from the coding sequence ATGGATCCTAAGTTACTTATTCAAGTTACCGCAATAACGACTGTGGTTTGTACAGTTTTTATGGCCGTAAACTGGTTTATTAATAAAGGCCTACCAGGCACTCGAGATTGGCTTATTTTCATTGCGCTTACCGCAATTGGATGTGGCTTGTTAGCTGCCTATACACTTCCTATTACGTTCTCAATTTTTATTCCCAATCTCACTATCGCATTTGGGCTTTTTTATCTGGCTCGTGGTGTTGATGCGTTTTTTAGTGTGAAAAGCAATTACATGCCTTGGTATGTATTAGCTGCATTGGGTATTCCAAGTTTTACTTACTTTTTGTACGTGGATTTTAATTTTATAGCTCGCGTTGGGATCAACTACCTAGTCTGGGCGATAGCGATGATTTATTGTCTACGGGCTCTGAATAAAGGACAAAAATTATTATCGAAGGAATTTAGTGCAGCACATTGGGCGTTTGGCCTATCATGCTTGAGCTTACTGGCGGTATTTACATTTAGAGTGGTCATGCTTGGCGGCTATTCAGTGACAGACAGCCTTATTTCGGCAAATTGGGTTAATCAGTTTTTCGCTGTCTCTGTGAGCACGATGCCGCTGCTGTTGTGTTTTTCTCTATGCCTGTTATGTAGCAGCCGTCGTGAAAAAGAACTATGCCTGTTAAAAACTGCTGCTGAGCAGTCAGCGCAAGTAAAAGGACAATTTTTAACGTTATTAAGTCATGAACTGAGAACGCCACTAAACGCCATTGTTGGTCATGCAGAGTCACTTAAAAAAGTGCCGCGAGAGCCCAATCGCCATGTTCAATTATGCGATGTTATCGTCCACGCCGCGATGTCTATGTCAGACTTAGCCAATCAAGTATTATTGCAAGCGAAAGGGGAATATGCGGCGCAAAATCGCGTGCCAGTCTCGCTTTATAGTCTTTCGCAAGAGTTAGTTCGCCTCTTACAGCCGCTGGCATTGGCTAAAGGGTTGAGTTTGAGGGTCGAGGTTAAAGGCCTGTATCCACAGGACGTTCATGTCGTCGAGCAAGATACATTGTCGTTAGTACTCAGAAATCTGCTCTCGAACGCGATTAAGTACACAGATAAAGGCATTATAACGCTGATCCTCGAAGGCACTAGTCGCGCCGAGGATAAGCAAACTATCCGTTTTGCGATTAAAGATACGGGTAAAGGGCTAACAGAAGGACAAATGGAAAAGATCTTCGAGCCCTTTGTTACATTAAATACCGAACAATCCATCTCGCAAAGTGCTGGATTTGGGTTGGCGTTATGCAAGCAACTGCTGCAAGGGCTAGACTCTGAGCTAAACGTTGACAGCAAGCTTGGCAATGGCACGGTGTTTAGCTTTGAGCTAGATTGTCAGTGTAGTGATTCACCGTTGCAGAGCACAGAGTCTACTGCAGAAAAGCTGGCACTCAATGTTCTTGTTGTTGAAGATAACGCCATGAATATTGAAGTGATCAGCACCTATTTAAACGATATGGTGAATGAGTTTTCTATTGCTAAGTGCCTTGCAGAAGCTGAAGTCGCGCTATTAGAACACAATTTTGATATTGTTCTGTTAGACATGCGACTGCCTGACGGTAATGGTCTGGAGTGGTTTAAAGAGGGTTTCAACGAAATTGGCTTTACCTCAAGCGTTAAGGTTGTAGCATTAACGGGTGATGGCGATCCTGAATTGAAAAGACAATGTCTCAGAGTAGGTATGCAAGACTGTTTAACTAAGCCTATCATGCCAAGCCGTTTATATGCGGCACTGGAATGTGCGACTGTAAAAACAACATCTCGCTTGGAATGTAAGACTCTGATTGATCAATCAAGATTTATGGATCTCGCAAACCGTGAAAGTTCAGGCGTGTTGGCGACAAAATTGATGTATTTAGCAGATCGATTTGAGTACGAAATTGCGCAAATTAAAGGGCTCGCAGAGTTGAATGTAACTGACTTAGCCGTTGATAAACTTGCCTACATTGAAAACGAAGCGTTAGAGCTTGGCATGGTGAATTTTGCCGAGCTTGTGCAAGCTGCAACTGCGCAGCTAAGTTACTCGGAAGAGCAAGTTGATTGGGACGGTCTTGCTATGGTTGCTAGACGCTCAGTTGAGCGTTTATTAGAACTTCATGCTCAAATTGCAACACTGGAGTCGGTATCAAATTCAGTGGTTAATCTATCTGCATAA